In a single window of the Desulfovibrio sp. ZJ209 genome:
- a CDS encoding sodium:solute symporter family protein — MLFNICIWAGYIAVFVWLARKGRGHDALTAGRVGFGIQAFAYVATYISAVALVGFGGLAYAYGLQMLLVAAGNVWLGAWMVYRFMAWPTRVCQRALGARTPTQLIAKGHESRALGKALAVLFAVFLGVYASAVIKGAALLLAQIVPVPVWILIWAVAMLVGFAVFVGGLRGVLYTEAMQGFVMLVGICMLVGAVFVNVGGPAAGIEKLAALPPTPAVNNGFAGLSGGEQGWFIISLVIVTSVAVWAQPQMIQRHFALASPRQVDRITPLAMLVLTLLVGGAYFAASLSRLILPEVSSPDEVMPMLVRMLLPNAGLQLFVLAIVSASLSTATAIFHIAVSALAEDLPGRKASRGAWLAGIVFCVLLSGGCAQIKGQLIALLCTTSWSIVGATVLVPYVALVRFGKRCPVAAWLSCTAGFTVCMFWYLTANKSFSILPLFWEKAAIIPPFFAGFAFSLLGWAVGWYLARNRHSEHPFRKEGW, encoded by the coding sequence ATGCTGTTCAATATCTGCATCTGGGCCGGCTATATCGCGGTCTTCGTGTGGCTCGCGCGCAAGGGGCGCGGCCATGACGCGCTCACCGCCGGCCGCGTGGGCTTCGGCATCCAGGCCTTCGCCTATGTGGCGACCTATATTTCCGCCGTGGCCCTCGTGGGCTTCGGCGGCCTCGCCTATGCCTACGGCCTGCAAATGCTGCTCGTGGCCGCCGGCAACGTGTGGCTGGGCGCCTGGATGGTCTACCGTTTCATGGCGTGGCCCACCCGCGTCTGCCAGCGGGCCCTCGGCGCGCGCACGCCCACGCAGCTCATCGCCAAGGGGCATGAGAGCCGGGCGCTCGGCAAGGCGCTGGCCGTGCTGTTCGCCGTCTTTCTCGGGGTGTACGCCTCGGCCGTCATCAAGGGTGCCGCGCTGTTGCTCGCGCAGATCGTGCCCGTGCCCGTGTGGATACTCATCTGGGCTGTGGCCATGCTGGTGGGCTTCGCCGTCTTTGTGGGCGGCCTGCGCGGCGTGCTCTATACCGAGGCCATGCAGGGCTTCGTCATGCTGGTTGGCATCTGTATGCTGGTGGGCGCCGTGTTCGTGAACGTGGGGGGCCCTGCCGCCGGCATCGAAAAGCTGGCCGCGCTGCCGCCCACGCCCGCTGTCAACAACGGTTTTGCGGGCCTTTCCGGCGGCGAGCAGGGCTGGTTCATCATCTCGCTCGTCATCGTGACCTCAGTGGCGGTATGGGCGCAGCCGCAGATGATCCAGCGGCACTTCGCGCTCGCCTCCCCGCGGCAGGTGGACCGCATCACCCCGCTCGCCATGCTGGTGCTCACCCTGCTCGTGGGCGGCGCCTATTTCGCCGCCTCGCTCTCCCGGCTCATCTTGCCCGAAGTGAGCTCGCCCGACGAAGTGATGCCCATGCTCGTGCGCATGCTCCTGCCCAATGCCGGGCTCCAGCTCTTTGTGCTCGCCATCGTGTCGGCGTCGCTCTCCACGGCCACGGCCATCTTCCATATCGCCGTGTCGGCGCTCGCAGAAGACCTGCCCGGCCGCAAGGCCTCGCGCGGGGCGTGGCTTGCCGGCATCGTCTTTTGCGTGCTGCTCTCCGGCGGCTGCGCGCAGATCAAGGGCCAGCTCATCGCGCTGCTCTGCACCACAAGCTGGAGCATCGTGGGCGCCACCGTTCTCGTGCCCTATGTGGCGCTGGTGCGCTTTGGCAAGCGCTGCCCGGTGGCGGCGTGGCTGAGCTGCACGGCGGGCTTCACGGTGTGCATGTTCTGGTATCTCACGGCCAACAAGAGCTTCAGCATCCTGCCGCTCTTCTGGGAAAAAGCGGCCATCATCCCGCCCTTCTTCGCGGGTTTCGCGTTTTCGCTGCTCGGCTGGGCGGTGGGCTGGTATCTGGCACGCAACCGGCACTCCGAGCATCCTTTCCGCAAGGAGGGCTGGTAG
- the hemC gene encoding hydroxymethylbilane synthase: MRKHLVIATRGSRLALWQAAHVKHLLEELDPGLSISLNVIKTRGDVILDVPLAKVGGKGLFVKEIEEALIDGRADLAVHSIKDVPMELPEGLLIGCVPPREAATDCLLSCKYPNLEALPTGAHVGTSSLRRQAQLLAIRPDLRITSLRGNVDTRLRKLEEGTFDAIVLATAGLQRLGLRAPCMFPLDPQRVLPAVGQGALGIECREDDYDLLVLLASLEDRDTRVCVDAERAFLAGLDGGCQVPIAGHARFVDEENLVLEGLVAEVDGSLILRGERRGDAVDSRQIGEALAQELLDGGARNILQKLYPEH, encoded by the coding sequence ATGCGCAAGCACCTTGTCATCGCCACGCGCGGCAGCAGGCTGGCACTCTGGCAGGCGGCCCACGTCAAGCACCTTCTCGAAGAGCTCGACCCGGGCCTTTCCATCTCGCTCAACGTCATCAAGACGCGCGGCGATGTCATCCTTGACGTGCCGCTGGCAAAGGTGGGCGGCAAGGGCCTGTTCGTCAAGGAAATAGAGGAGGCCCTGATAGACGGCCGCGCGGACCTCGCCGTACACAGCATCAAGGACGTGCCCATGGAGCTCCCCGAGGGGCTGCTCATCGGCTGCGTGCCGCCGCGCGAAGCCGCCACGGATTGCCTGCTCTCCTGCAAGTATCCCAATCTCGAGGCGCTCCCCACGGGCGCCCACGTGGGCACGAGCAGCCTGAGGCGCCAGGCCCAGTTGCTCGCCATCCGGCCCGACCTTCGCATCACGAGCCTGCGCGGCAATGTGGACACGCGTCTGCGCAAGCTGGAGGAAGGCACCTTTGACGCCATCGTGCTCGCCACGGCGGGCTTGCAGCGCCTCGGCCTGCGCGCGCCCTGCATGTTCCCGCTGGATCCTCAGCGTGTGCTCCCCGCCGTGGGCCAGGGGGCGCTCGGCATCGAGTGCCGCGAAGACGATTATGACCTGCTCGTCCTGCTCGCCAGCCTGGAGGACAGGGATACCCGCGTCTGCGTGGACGCGGAGCGGGCCTTCCTCGCGGGGCTCGACGGCGGTTGCCAGGTGCCCATCGCGGGCCATGCGCGTTTTGTGGACGAGGAGAACCTCGTTCTCGAAGGCCTTGTGGCAGAGGTGGACGGCAGCCTCATCCTGCGCGGCGAAAGGCGCGGCGACGCCGTCGACTCCCGCCAGATCGGCGAGGCACTGGCCCAGGAACTGCTGGACGGCGGCGCCCGGAACATCCTCCAAAAACTTTATCCAGAACATTAA
- a CDS encoding TetR/AcrR family transcriptional regulator, with protein sequence MNRNPSKKAALLQAAKELFGEYGYAETTFKKISDRAGVALGLLTHHYGNKEKLFLASGLDVLEHFLSHLKTAVAGAPTGYDAVMRFCRAYLDFSIDPHSNWLVLVRCSPYSDMKTKTDRDLMDSRFARIHELLAGLLVRGVEDGSLVQLDADGTAQVVISLLVGANRTRVLTPYAPQGLYEETLAFVSRSIKSRACGESAGRFMN encoded by the coding sequence ATGAACAGGAACCCGAGCAAGAAAGCCGCCCTCCTCCAGGCCGCCAAGGAGCTTTTCGGCGAATACGGCTACGCGGAGACGACCTTCAAGAAGATCTCCGACCGCGCCGGCGTGGCCCTGGGCCTTTTGACGCACCACTACGGCAACAAGGAAAAGCTCTTCCTCGCCTCCGGGCTGGATGTGCTCGAGCACTTTCTTTCGCACCTCAAGACGGCGGTGGCCGGCGCGCCCACGGGCTATGACGCGGTGATGCGCTTTTGCCGCGCCTACCTCGATTTTTCCATCGACCCGCACTCCAACTGGCTCGTGCTCGTGCGCTGCTCCCCCTACAGCGACATGAAGACCAAGACCGACCGTGACCTCATGGATTCACGCTTCGCCCGCATCCATGAACTGCTCGCCGGGCTGCTCGTGCGCGGCGTGGAGGACGGGAGCCTCGTGCAGCTGGACGCGGACGGCACCGCGCAGGTGGTCATTTCGCTCCTCGTGGGGGCCAACCGCACGCGCGTGCTCACGCCCTACGCCCCGCAGGGGCTCTATGAAGAAACGCTGGCCTTTGTTTCCCGCTCCATCAAGAGCCGCGCCTGCGGGGAGAGCGCGGGCCGGTTCATGAACTGA
- a CDS encoding NAD(+)/NADH kinase, translated as MCLGEQPDVLVVFKARHAKARALGLEVVAWLEARGFGARLCESGGEAGCKGAAEHAGAGLPRPARCVIVLGGDGTILGVARRFAFSGIPLFGINFGRVGFLTTAEPANWQERLETALAPETPVRSCLALRWQVMRGGSLVGEGVAINDVVVGRGALARLMGLGVTVDGCPMGVLRCDGLVCCSPVGSSGYSASAGGSIIFPGMDAIGLTPICPCAGAVAPLVLPGVSVCRVSVGTCTEAWLTVDGQEGLPLLGGDEVRISGAPDGVRFLGGVRFFERLRVRGFALDADGCGEEGAWAPPAPQVPGAPAARREGE; from the coding sequence ATGTGTTTAGGGGAACAGCCCGATGTGCTCGTCGTCTTCAAGGCGCGCCATGCCAAGGCGCGCGCCCTGGGCCTCGAGGTGGTCGCCTGGCTTGAGGCCCGGGGCTTCGGCGCGCGCCTGTGCGAGTCCGGGGGCGAAGCCGGGTGTAAGGGCGCCGCGGAGCATGCGGGGGCTGGGCTGCCGCGCCCGGCCCGCTGCGTCATCGTGCTCGGCGGCGACGGCACCATCCTCGGCGTGGCGCGCCGTTTCGCCTTCAGCGGCATTCCGCTTTTTGGCATCAATTTCGGGCGCGTGGGCTTTCTCACCACTGCCGAGCCTGCCAACTGGCAGGAACGCCTTGAAACGGCGCTGGCGCCCGAAACGCCGGTGCGCAGCTGCCTTGCCCTGCGCTGGCAGGTAATGCGCGGCGGGAGCCTTGTTGGCGAGGGCGTCGCCATCAATGACGTGGTGGTGGGCCGTGGCGCGCTCGCCCGGCTCATGGGCCTTGGCGTGACGGTGGATGGCTGCCCCATGGGCGTCCTGCGCTGCGATGGCCTCGTGTGTTGCAGCCCGGTGGGGAGCTCAGGCTACAGCGCTTCCGCGGGCGGCTCCATCATCTTCCCCGGCATGGACGCCATCGGGCTGACGCCCATCTGCCCCTGCGCGGGCGCGGTGGCGCCGCTGGTGCTCCCGGGGGTCAGCGTGTGCCGGGTGTCCGTCGGCACCTGCACCGAGGCGTGGCTCACGGTGGACGGGCAGGAGGGGCTGCCGCTCCTGGGCGGTGATGAAGTCCGTATCTCAGGTGCGCCCGACGGAGTGCGCTTTCTCGGCGGCGTGCGGTTTTTTGAAAGGTTGCGCGTCCGGGGCTTCGCCCTTGACGCCGATGGATGCGGAGAGGAGGGCGCGTGGGCGCCGCCTGCTCCACAGGTGCCGGGCGCCCCTGCGGCGCGCCGCGAAGGGGAATGA
- a CDS encoding ATP-binding protein: protein MARIAPLPASRLHATYDPARIPWADSSAIPAPRGGASRTDPFQPRAMQALDLALQIRATGYNVYLSGEADLGRSYMLLNYLGPRARRKPTPPDLVYVQNFADPDRPVLLSLPAGQGKKFKESLRDVIDAIGRELARRFETPAYSRQRDRLMERFQKVRTGLIHKMNDVASHRGFNLDVDENGGLTLSPLVKGKRLSEEEFGRLDTAMRLDLKRRGDSLAGKMAGFLRQMNKAEESFRDDERELELQAMKQVLDAELNPLRDRMLKISPTPVMRAYFDGLREDILRSTEAFLPRDAGAQGEHGQPPAEDCFYRYEVNLFVDNGDLGGAPIVVEDNPTAVNLLGCVERESEMGALVTDFTLIRAGSLHKANGGFLVLHMEDILQHPGAWEGLLRALRANQARIEDGGEVPETAMRTKGILPEPLPLDLKVVLVGDEDLYESLLMADERFPKLFRIKAHMTDVAERTAPNVRAYLGHIARIAAEAELPPFGRDALAWLVDLGSHLCEDQRRLSLRFPLLRELMIEAAALAQLRGLASVDAATLEDAYAARTYRANLDEEAFMEEYDREIIKVQTSGSAVGQVNGLSVTWHGNYEFGLPHRISCTVGVGQDGIIDLEREADLGGPIHTKAMMILKSYLTDLFARTKPLMLSASLYFEQSYAGIEGDSASGAELAALLSALAEVPMRLDLAFTGAVSHSGQIMAVGGATRKVEGFFKVCERHGLTGSQGVIIPYDNVDHLMLSPEVLEAVEAGRFAIYPVRRMEEALMLLSGLPAGRRRANGRFTPGSLYDLVDRRLERLGCYAQTAFRRSRGN from the coding sequence ATGGCTCGCATCGCTCCCCTGCCGGCCTCGCGGCTGCACGCCACTTATGACCCGGCCCGCATCCCCTGGGCGGACAGTTCGGCAATTCCTGCGCCACGCGGGGGCGCCTCGCGCACTGACCCCTTCCAGCCGCGTGCCATGCAGGCCCTTGACCTCGCCCTGCAGATCCGGGCCACGGGCTACAATGTCTACCTTTCCGGCGAGGCCGACCTTGGGCGCAGCTATATGCTGCTCAATTACCTTGGGCCGCGAGCCCGCCGCAAGCCCACGCCGCCGGATCTCGTCTATGTGCAGAATTTTGCGGACCCTGACCGGCCGGTGCTGCTTTCCCTGCCCGCCGGCCAGGGCAAAAAGTTCAAGGAGTCCTTGAGAGATGTCATAGACGCCATTGGCCGCGAACTGGCGCGCCGCTTTGAAACGCCGGCCTATTCGCGCCAGCGCGACCGGCTCATGGAGCGATTCCAGAAAGTGCGCACCGGGCTCATCCACAAGATGAACGACGTGGCCTCCCACCGGGGCTTCAACCTCGATGTGGACGAAAACGGCGGCCTCACCCTCTCGCCGCTCGTCAAGGGCAAGCGCCTCTCCGAGGAGGAATTCGGCCGCCTCGACACTGCCATGCGCCTTGACCTCAAGCGGCGCGGCGACAGCCTCGCCGGCAAGATGGCCGGCTTTTTGCGCCAGATGAACAAGGCGGAAGAATCCTTCCGCGACGACGAGCGCGAGCTGGAGCTCCAGGCCATGAAGCAGGTGCTCGACGCCGAGCTCAACCCGTTGCGTGACCGGATGCTCAAAATCTCGCCCACGCCTGTCATGCGGGCCTATTTCGATGGCCTGCGCGAGGACATCCTGCGCAGCACCGAGGCCTTTTTGCCGCGCGATGCGGGCGCACAGGGAGAGCACGGGCAGCCGCCGGCGGAGGACTGCTTTTACCGCTACGAAGTCAACCTGTTTGTGGACAACGGCGATCTCGGCGGGGCGCCCATCGTGGTGGAAGACAATCCCACGGCCGTCAACCTGCTCGGCTGCGTGGAACGCGAATCGGAAATGGGCGCCCTCGTCACCGATTTCACCCTCATCCGCGCGGGCAGCCTGCACAAGGCCAACGGCGGCTTCCTCGTGCTGCACATGGAGGACATCCTCCAGCATCCCGGCGCCTGGGAAGGGCTCCTCCGGGCCTTGCGCGCCAACCAGGCCCGCATCGAGGACGGCGGCGAGGTGCCAGAGACGGCCATGCGCACCAAGGGCATCCTGCCGGAGCCCCTCCCCCTTGACCTCAAGGTGGTGCTCGTTGGCGACGAGGACCTGTACGAAAGCCTGCTCATGGCCGACGAGCGCTTTCCCAAGCTCTTCCGCATCAAGGCCCACATGACTGACGTGGCCGAGCGCACGGCGCCCAATGTGCGCGCCTATCTCGGCCATATCGCGCGCATCGCCGCCGAGGCGGAGCTCCCCCCCTTCGGGCGCGACGCGCTCGCGTGGCTCGTGGACCTGGGCTCGCATCTCTGCGAGGACCAGCGCCGGCTTTCGCTCCGCTTTCCCCTCCTGCGCGAGCTCATGATCGAGGCCGCGGCGCTCGCGCAATTGCGCGGGCTCGCCAGCGTCGACGCCGCCACCCTCGAGGACGCGTACGCCGCCCGCACCTACCGCGCCAACCTCGATGAAGAAGCCTTCATGGAGGAATATGACCGCGAGATCATCAAGGTGCAGACCTCGGGCTCGGCCGTGGGGCAGGTGAACGGCCTTTCCGTGACCTGGCACGGCAATTACGAGTTCGGCCTGCCGCACCGCATCTCCTGCACCGTGGGCGTGGGGCAGGACGGCATCATCGACCTGGAGCGCGAGGCCGACCTCGGCGGCCCCATCCACACCAAGGCCATGATGATCCTCAAGAGCTATCTCACCGACCTCTTCGCCCGCACCAAGCCCCTCATGCTCTCGGCCTCGCTCTATTTCGAGCAGAGCTATGCCGGCATTGAGGGCGACTCGGCCTCCGGCGCGGAGCTCGCCGCCCTGCTCTCGGCGCTGGCCGAGGTGCCCATGCGGCTCGACCTCGCCTTTACCGGCGCGGTGAGCCATTCCGGGCAAATCATGGCCGTGGGCGGCGCCACGCGCAAGGTGGAGGGCTTTTTCAAGGTCTGCGAGCGGCACGGCCTCACGGGCTCGCAGGGGGTCATCATCCCCTATGACAATGTGGACCACCTCATGCTCTCGCCGGAAGTGCTCGAAGCCGTGGAGGCCGGCCGCTTCGCCATCTACCCCGTGCGCCGCATGGAAGAGGCCCTCATGCTCCTGAGCGGCCTTCCGGCGGGCAGGCGCCGCGCCAACGGCCGCTTCACCCCCGGGAGCCTCTATGACCTTGTGGACCGGCGCCTGGAGCGCCTTGGCTGTTACGCCCAGACCGCCTTTCGGCGCAGCCGAGGCAACTGA
- a CDS encoding D-sedoheptulose 7-phosphate isomerase yields the protein MSDAALEIIARHAAEGARLREEFFRLRGEALREAALEAAAAIAGGGKLLFCGNGGSAADAQHLAAEFVNRFLMDRPALPAIALTTDTSALTAIGNDMGYEEVFARQVEALGRPGDMLVAISTSGNSPNVLRALEAAGRGGLITVGLSGAGGGRMRGLCRLLLDTPPAGTPLVQELHIAAGHLFCQLADHYLFENAAALAPLLEARRKLKD from the coding sequence ATGAGCGACGCCGCCCTCGAGATCATTGCCAGGCACGCGGCCGAGGGCGCGCGCCTGCGCGAAGAATTTTTCCGCCTGCGCGGCGAGGCCCTGCGCGAGGCGGCGCTGGAGGCCGCGGCGGCCATAGCTGGCGGTGGCAAGCTCCTCTTCTGCGGCAATGGCGGCAGCGCCGCGGACGCGCAGCACCTCGCGGCGGAGTTCGTCAACCGCTTCCTCATGGACCGGCCCGCGCTCCCCGCCATCGCGCTGACCACGGACACCTCGGCGCTCACGGCCATCGGCAACGACATGGGCTATGAGGAAGTGTTCGCGCGGCAGGTGGAGGCCCTGGGGCGCCCGGGCGACATGCTGGTGGCCATCTCCACCTCGGGCAACAGCCCCAATGTGTTGCGCGCGCTGGAGGCCGCGGGCCGGGGCGGGCTCATCACCGTGGGCCTTTCGGGGGCCGGCGGGGGGAGGATGCGCGGGCTTTGCCGCCTCCTGCTGGACACCCCCCCGGCGGGGACGCCCCTCGTGCAGGAGCTGCACATCGCCGCCGGCCATCTTTTCTGCCAGCTGGCGGACCACTATCTTTTCGAGAACGCGGCTGCGCTCGCCCCCCTGCTGGAAGCGCGCCGCAAGCTGAAGGACTGA
- a CDS encoding zinc ribbon domain-containing protein, whose product MPIYEYGCEKCGRDFEELVFGDEMPACPYCGSTETHKLMSRCARCRGDGGMSFDMAPPASGGGCAGCSGGNCASCGQ is encoded by the coding sequence ATGCCCATCTATGAATACGGCTGCGAAAAATGCGGCCGTGACTTTGAGGAACTGGTGTTCGGCGACGAGATGCCCGCCTGCCCCTATTGCGGCTCGACGGAAACGCACAAGCTCATGTCGCGCTGCGCCCGCTGCAGAGGCGACGGCGGCATGTCCTTCGACATGGCGCCCCCCGCGTCCGGTGGGGGCTGCGCCGGCTGTTCCGGCGGCAACTGCGCGAGCTGCGGCCAGTAG
- a CDS encoding PhoH family protein, protein MPEYPSVPELVEFDDPALANLLFGPRNAHLDMLAKESGAHITSRGASVLVESDDPDVRRALCQVFVQLYALLRGGLVLGEQDITRAYAMVRNDPGLNLGAVFRDAVFVSTPRKTVTARNVAQKAYLEALRANELVFAVGPAGTGKTYLAVAMALSMLQRHRVKRIVLTRPAVEAGERLGFLPGDLAEKVNPYLRPLYDALYDMTPQPKVAAMLESGVIEIAPLAFMRGRTLNDAFIILDEAQNTTREQMKMFLTRMGFGSRMVVTGDATQIDLPAQPGADRPRSGLVHALGLLQQVPGLAIHRFSKADVVRHPLVGAIVSAYDEAEKAAPPV, encoded by the coding sequence ATGCCTGAGTATCCCTCTGTGCCGGAGCTCGTGGAATTTGACGATCCCGCGCTCGCCAACCTGCTGTTCGGGCCGCGCAACGCGCATCTCGACATGCTGGCCAAAGAGAGCGGCGCGCACATCACGAGCCGCGGCGCCAGCGTTCTTGTGGAGAGCGACGACCCTGACGTGCGCCGCGCCCTCTGCCAGGTCTTCGTCCAGCTCTATGCGCTCCTGCGCGGTGGCCTCGTGCTGGGCGAGCAGGACATCACGCGCGCCTATGCCATGGTCCGCAACGACCCGGGCCTCAACCTGGGCGCCGTGTTCCGCGACGCCGTCTTCGTGAGCACCCCCCGCAAGACGGTCACGGCCCGCAATGTGGCGCAGAAGGCCTATCTCGAGGCTCTGCGCGCCAACGAACTCGTTTTTGCCGTGGGGCCGGCCGGCACCGGCAAGACCTATCTCGCCGTGGCCATGGCCCTTTCCATGCTCCAGCGGCACCGCGTCAAGCGCATCGTGCTGACGAGGCCGGCGGTCGAGGCCGGCGAAAGGCTCGGCTTTTTGCCCGGCGACCTTGCGGAAAAGGTCAACCCGTACCTCAGGCCGCTCTATGACGCGCTATACGACATGACGCCGCAGCCCAAGGTGGCGGCCATGCTTGAAAGCGGCGTCATCGAGATCGCCCCGCTGGCCTTCATGCGCGGGCGCACGCTCAACGACGCCTTCATCATCCTTGACGAGGCCCAGAACACCACCCGCGAACAGATGAAGATGTTCCTCACGCGTATGGGCTTCGGCTCGCGCATGGTGGTCACGGGCGACGCCACCCAGATAGACCTTCCCGCGCAGCCCGGCGCGGACAGGCCGCGTTCCGGCCTCGTGCACGCCCTGGGCCTTCTGCAGCAAGTCCCCGGCCTTGCCATCCACCGTTTCAGCAAGGCGGACGTGGTGCGTCATCCTTTAGTCGGAGCCATTGTCAGCGCCTATGACGAAGCAGAAAAAGCCGCCCCGCCCGTCTAG
- the gatB gene encoding Asp-tRNA(Asn)/Glu-tRNA(Gln) amidotransferase subunit GatB: MGAYEAVIGLEVHVQLATDSKLFCSCPNKFGEAPNTNVCEVCAGMPGALPSPNRRAIEYAATVGLAVNCAINRSSRFARKNYFYPDLPAGYQISQFELPICEHGWLEVDAGEGPKRIGITRIHMENDAGKNIHAPAENVSYVDLNRAGTPLVEIVSEPDMRSAAEAVAYLKALHGIVTYLGVSDGNMEEGSFRCDANVSIRPVGEARLGTRTELKNLNSFRNVQRAIEFEIARQEDILEDGGSVVQETRLYDAGKNVTLAMRGKEEAQDYRYFPDPDLLPVVIDEEELAAWKAALPELPRERARRFVEMTGLPAAEVEVLVQGKGLADFFEKACAGAEPRKVAGLILGPLLRECNARNLAPSPEKCPDVWKMTAEGLAALARVIDDGLISAKIAADIFGELFTSGVMADAYVKEKGLAQISDTGELAGAVDGVIAANPAEAEAYRGGKTKLMSFFVGQVMRATKGKANPALVNQLLAKKLS; encoded by the coding sequence ATGGGTGCGTACGAGGCGGTCATCGGGCTGGAGGTGCATGTCCAGCTCGCCACGGATTCCAAGCTCTTCTGCTCCTGCCCGAACAAGTTCGGCGAGGCGCCCAATACCAATGTCTGCGAGGTCTGCGCGGGCATGCCCGGGGCGCTGCCCTCGCCCAACCGGCGCGCCATTGAATATGCCGCCACCGTGGGCCTCGCCGTCAACTGCGCCATCAACCGCAGCTCGCGCTTTGCCCGCAAGAACTATTTTTATCCCGACCTCCCGGCCGGCTACCAGATCTCGCAGTTCGAGCTGCCCATTTGCGAGCACGGCTGGCTTGAGGTCGACGCCGGGGAAGGCCCGAAGCGCATCGGCATCACGCGCATCCATATGGAGAACGACGCCGGCAAGAACATCCATGCCCCGGCCGAGAACGTGAGCTATGTGGACCTGAACCGCGCGGGCACGCCCCTTGTGGAGATCGTCTCCGAGCCGGACATGCGCTCCGCGGCGGAGGCCGTGGCCTATCTCAAGGCCCTGCACGGCATCGTCACCTACCTCGGCGTGAGCGACGGCAACATGGAGGAGGGGAGCTTCCGCTGCGACGCCAATGTGTCAATCCGGCCCGTGGGCGAGGCGCGGCTCGGCACGCGCACCGAGCTCAAGAACCTCAATTCCTTCCGCAATGTGCAGCGGGCCATCGAGTTCGAGATCGCGCGGCAGGAGGACATCCTTGAGGATGGGGGCAGCGTGGTGCAGGAAACGCGGCTCTATGACGCGGGGAAAAACGTCACCCTCGCCATGCGCGGCAAGGAGGAGGCGCAGGATTACCGCTACTTCCCCGACCCGGACCTCTTGCCCGTGGTCATCGATGAAGAGGAGCTCGCCGCTTGGAAGGCGGCCCTCCCCGAGCTCCCGCGCGAGCGGGCGCGCCGCTTCGTGGAGATGACGGGCCTGCCCGCGGCGGAAGTGGAGGTGCTGGTCCAGGGCAAGGGTCTTGCCGACTTTTTTGAGAAGGCCTGCGCCGGCGCCGAGCCACGCAAGGTGGCCGGCCTTATCCTCGGGCCGCTGTTGCGCGAATGCAATGCGCGCAACCTCGCGCCATCGCCCGAAAAATGCCCGGATGTCTGGAAGATGACGGCGGAAGGGCTCGCGGCGCTCGCGCGCGTCATCGACGATGGACTCATCAGCGCCAAGATAGCCGCCGACATCTTTGGCGAGCTCTTTACGAGCGGCGTCATGGCGGACGCCTATGTGAAGGAAAAAGGGCTCGCGCAGATCTCGGACACGGGCGAGCTCGCAGGGGCGGTGGACGGCGTCATCGCGGCCAACCCGGCCGAGGCTGAAGCCTATCGGGGCGGCAAGACCAAGCTCATGAGCTTCTTCGTGGGACAGGTGATGCGCGCGACGAAAGGCAAGGCCAATCCGGCGCTCGTCAACCAGCTGCTCGCCAAGAAGCTCTCCTGA